A genomic region of Sander vitreus isolate 19-12246 chromosome 11, sanVit1, whole genome shotgun sequence contains the following coding sequences:
- the LOC144525803 gene encoding putative methyltransferase DDB_G0268948 gives MTYRLFEGKDHASIYQRYRFTPPDEVKNIILQYLDKKKGQPHVLAVDVGCGTGQNSRLLAPHFQEVVGIDIQVLYIEKGTAEELSFPDGSVDLLTAASAAHWFDQTRFLAEASRVLKPRGCMALLGFKNTRHTYQDCGERLNHVYKEVGVDSMQSFCE, from the exons ATGACATACCGGCTGTTTGAGGGGAAGGATCATGCCTCAATCTACCAAAGATATCGCTTTACACCTCCAGATGAGGTTAAGAACATTATTCTTCAATACCTAGATAAAAAG AAGGGACAGCCACATGTGCTGGCAGTGGATGTGGGATGTGGGACAGGTCAGAATTCCCGGCTACTGGCACCGCACTTCCAGGAAGTGGTGGGCATCGACattcaagtactgtacatagaaaaa GGGACAGCAGAGGAGCTTTCTTTTCCAGATGGTTCTGTAGACTTGCTCACAGCAGCGTCAGCAGCCCACTGGTTTGATCAGACAAGGTTCCTGGCTGAGGCAAGTCGGGTTTTAAAACCCCGGGGTTGCATGGCTCTGCTGGGCTTCAAGAACACCAGACATACCTACCAGGACTGTGGAGAAAGACTCAATCACGTGTATAAAGAGGTGGGTGTAGACTCAATGCAAAGCTTTTGTGAGTAA
- the LOC144526068 gene encoding uncharacterized protein LOC144526068: MAYRLFEGKKHASSYWKYRISPSDDLIRHVLDFVEKRKGHPFELAVDVGCGSGQGTVLLAKHFASVVGTDVSPAQVEVALEHAKEPNISYRQCVAEELPFADSSVDLVTAMSAFHWFDRPRFLQEAHRVLKSNGCLALLNYTINMELSYPDCCSHTLNQVCKELYAALQPYRIPHLGASSMELYREAYESIPYPDKDWQECVWVKRPMPLSSYMGLVESFSSYQALLREDPQKATALSQDICQRLMSVMRVTSVETEVMVAVRYFYLLACKPQEA, from the exons ATGGCTTACCGTCTGTTTGAAGGCAAAAAGCATGCTTCTTCCTACTGGAAGTACAGGATCTCACCATCAGATGATCTAATACGACATGTGCTTGACTTTGTGGAAAAACGG AAAGGACATCCCTTCGAGCTGGCAGTAGATGTTGGTTGCGGCTCAGGACAGGGAACAGTGCTGCTGGCCAAACACTTTGCCTCGGTGGTGGGGACAGACGTTAGTCCTGCCCAGGTGGAAGTGGCGTTGGAGCATGCTAAAGAGCCAAACATCTCATATAG ACAGTGTGTGGCCGAGGAGCTGCCATTTGCTGACAGCTCGGTGGACTTGGTGACAGCCATGTCTGCCTTCCACTGGTTCGACCGACCACGTTTTCTCCAGGAGGCCCACAGGGTCCTGAAGTCCAATGGCTGCTTGGCTCTGCTCAACTACACCATTAACATGGAGCTCAGCTACCCGGACTGCTGCTCACATACACTCAACCAAGTCTGCAAAGAG TTATATGCAGCCTTGCAGCCTTACCGCATTCCCCACCTTGGTGCCAGCTCTATGGAGTTATACCGGGAGGCCTATGAATCCATCCCTTACCCTGACAAGGACTG gcaagagtgtgtgtgggtgaaaaGACCCATGCCTCTGTCCAGCTACATGGGGTTGGTGGAGTCTTTCTCGAGCTATCAGGCTCTGCTGAGAGAGGACCCGCAGAAAGCCACCGCACTCTCCCAGGACATCTGTCAAAG GTTGATGTCCGTAATGAGGGTGACCTCTGTGGAGACAGAGGTAATGGTGGCTGTGAGGTATTTTTACCTTCTGGCCTGCAAACCCCAGGAAGCCTGA